The sequence CTGCCGGTCGGCGAGGTGGCGTTCCGCGTCGGTTTCGAAAGCGGCGCAGCGCTCTCGCGCGCGATGCGTCGCATCGGCGGCCATTCGCCGTCCGAGTTGCGCGCCGGCGTGGCCCGTTCGGTCAAATCTTAGGGCCCGTTCGAACGCGCGGCGCGGCGGCGATCCCCGTAATCTGGGCGGATGGAAACACATCCCCCGGCCAGCGGGGCTCACGCCGCCATGTCTTTACGTCATACAGTCGAACTCGTTAGCGTGTTCGCCGCCGGTCCCGGCGGCGGCAACCCCGCACCGATCGTGGTCGACGCCGCCGGCCTATCCGACAGCGACATGCAGCAGGTCGCGCAGCATTACGGCCACGAAAGCGGCTTCGTGCTGCCGGCTCCGCCTGATTCCGATTGCGATTACGAGTTTCGCTTCTGGGTCCCGAACCACGAAATGCCGATGTGCGGTCACGCCACGGTCGGCGCGGTCTGGCTGCTGCATCGACACGGGCGCTTGCAGCGCGACCGGCTTACCGTCCAGACCCGCAGCGGCCGGGTCGGCGTGCGCATCACCGGCGCCACGCCGGAAGGCGCCGCAGTCGAAATCTCCCAACCCGTGGGCCGGATCGAAGCGTTGCCGCAAGCGCAACTCAGCCGCGACGAGATCCTCGACGCGCTCGGCATCAGCGCCGCGCAACTGGCGCCGCTGCCGATCCAGAACGCCTGCACCAGCCGGGTCAAAACGCTGATTCCACTGGCCAGTCCCGCCTGTCTCGACGCGCTCGCCCCGCGCTTCGAGAAAATCGAAGCCCTGTGCGAGCGCATCGGCTCCACCGGCCTCTATCCCTACGCGACCTTAGACGCCGGCCGGCAAATCTTCGACGCCCGACAGTTTCCGCGCGCCTCCGGTTATCCGGAAGACGCGGCCACGGGAATCGCGGCGTCCGCGCTGTCGTTCGGTTTGCTCGCCAATGGCATGGTGGAAGCGTCCACGCGAACCATCACGATCCGTCAGGGACGCGCGATGCAACGGCCGTCGCAGATCTCGGTGCGCTTCAGCTTCGAAGCCGGCGCCGAATCCGGCCGCCCTGACGGCTGCTGGCTCGGCGGTCCGGTTCGCCTCGAGGCACACAGCGGCGAGCCCAGCGGAGCGCCGTCATGACGATCGACATTCCAGCCCGGCTCGCGCAACTGGGCATGACGCTGCCGCCCGCGCCGGTGCCGCGCGGCGCCTATCAGGGCGTCGTGATTCACAACGGCATCGCCTATGTCAGCGGTCAGGTGAGCCGTACCGCCGACGGGATCATCGCCGGGCCGGTGGATCGCGACACGCCGTTGAGCGTCTTCCAGTACGCGGCGCAAACCTGCGTGCTGCGCGCGCTGAGCGCGCTCGTGGCCGCGCTGCCGGCGTCGAGCGCGGTCGAACGCGTCCTGTTCCTGCGCGGCTTCATCAATACCGTGCCCAGTTTCGTGAACCACAGCGCGGTGCTGGATGAAGCCTCGGCGGTGCTGCACGACGTGTTCGGCGATAACGGCCGGCATGCGAGATCGGCGCTGGGCGTCTCCAGTCTGCCGAGCTGCGGCCTGCTCGAAATCGAACTCACCGTGGCGCTGACGCACGAGCGGCATCCGCATTCCGCTGAAACGCCGCGGCAGCCGTAGCGACACCGACGCATGACACACCATCCGGCCGCGCTGAAAACGGCGCGCCGGGCACGATCACCTACCGTGGAGTAACAACCATGAATCGCCGTCAACTGCTGCAACTCGGCCTGGCTGCCGGGCCCGCCATTCTGCTGTCCCGCTCAGTGCTGGCCGCCGATGCCGAACTGGTGGTCGGTTCCAACGTGGGCGCTCCGCCGTTCGCGTTCAAGCAGGGCGACACCTATTCCGGCTTCGACGTCGAAGTCTGGGGCGAGGTCGCCAAAGGCCTGAATCGCAAATGGCGTTTGCAACCGATGGAGTTCGGTGCACTGATCCCGGCGCTGCAGACGCACAACCTCGACGTGATCGTCTCGCAGCTCTTTATCAAGCCGGAGCGCCAGCAGGTGATCGACTTCTCGACGCCGTACTACAAGAGCGGCCTGATCGCGCTGACCCGCATCGACAACACCAGCATCCATACGCCCGCCGATCTGGCCGGCAAACACATCGGCACCGAAACGGGCACGGTCGCGGTGGCCTACATCAAGGACCACGTCAAGGACGCCACGCTCGAACAACTGCCCAGCATCAACAACGCGCTGCTGGCGCTGGAAGCGGGTCGCACCGACGCGGTGGTCTACGACAAGCCGCAACTGCTGTATTACGCCAACACCGCCGGCAAGGGCAAGGTCCGGGTGGTGCAGCCGCCGCTGGAAGGACTCGATGTCGGCATGGGCTTCCAGAAAGGCAGTCCGCTGGTCGCCGCGGCCAACCTTCAGCTCGCCGCCATGCGGGCCGACGGACGGCTCCAGGCGCTCAATCGCAAATGGTTCGGCGAGGCGGCGTCATGAGCTTCGACTGGGCAGCAGTGCTTGCCGCGCTGCCGGACCTGCTGCAGGGTCTGCGGCTCACGCTCCTGATCGCGCTCGCCGGGCTCGGCGGGGGCATCGTGCTCGGCGTCCTCGCGGGCGTGGCGCTGACCTACGGCGGCCGGCTCGCCGTCATCCCGGCACAGGTCTACGTGGCCTTGATTCGCGGCACGCCGATCGTGGTGCAGGTGATGTTCGTCTACTTCGCGCTGCCGATCATGATGGATATCCGCATCAGCGCGACCAGCGCCGCGATCATCACGCTGATCGTTAATTCAGGGGCGTATAAC is a genomic window of Paraburkholderia bryophila containing:
- a CDS encoding PhzF family phenazine biosynthesis protein, yielding MSLRHTVELVSVFAAGPGGGNPAPIVVDAAGLSDSDMQQVAQHYGHESGFVLPAPPDSDCDYEFRFWVPNHEMPMCGHATVGAVWLLHRHGRLQRDRLTVQTRSGRVGVRITGATPEGAAVEISQPVGRIEALPQAQLSRDEILDALGISAAQLAPLPIQNACTSRVKTLIPLASPACLDALAPRFEKIEALCERIGSTGLYPYATLDAGRQIFDARQFPRASGYPEDAATGIAASALSFGLLANGMVEASTRTITIRQGRAMQRPSQISVRFSFEAGAESGRPDGCWLGGPVRLEAHSGEPSGAPS
- a CDS encoding RidA family protein, producing the protein MTIDIPARLAQLGMTLPPAPVPRGAYQGVVIHNGIAYVSGQVSRTADGIIAGPVDRDTPLSVFQYAAQTCVLRALSALVAALPASSAVERVLFLRGFINTVPSFVNHSAVLDEASAVLHDVFGDNGRHARSALGVSSLPSCGLLEIELTVALTHERHPHSAETPRQP
- a CDS encoding transporter substrate-binding domain-containing protein, with the translated sequence MNRRQLLQLGLAAGPAILLSRSVLAADAELVVGSNVGAPPFAFKQGDTYSGFDVEVWGEVAKGLNRKWRLQPMEFGALIPALQTHNLDVIVSQLFIKPERQQVIDFSTPYYKSGLIALTRIDNTSIHTPADLAGKHIGTETGTVAVAYIKDHVKDATLEQLPSINNALLALEAGRTDAVVYDKPQLLYYANTAGKGKVRVVQPPLEGLDVGMGFQKGSPLVAAANLQLAAMRADGRLQALNRKWFGEAAS